In Desulfomonile tiedjei DSM 6799, a genomic segment contains:
- a CDS encoding methyl-accepting chemotaxis protein, translating into MRKVVVFCLLMSLIPAALVGYLSFRDASRTLQEAQLEKLGAARDLASKNILDYLLVSVTEMTFLAGGDSAREAFEILSFYATVRDSENKAVKLEAQSEKYESIVEKMHANFKRWISLYEPTEAQHDLLGITGVGRGHVSYSVKRQKDFFQELDGELLRGSALSKLYEKVSRTLKPAVTDFSFYPPIGAPAAFIGVPVIKEGKGFLGMLALRIGPEKIDSLMALTAEIGQTGDAFIVGEDLIMRSNARGNPGSILKEKVDTLASREAVKGGTGIGQTEGTRGKQVLTAWEPLGLKKQPSLGADFDWGIVVKIDADEAFAPVTTLGRWVLVIVPVIGLLVALIAFILARSVIKIITETAGRLRELSAGDLTVEIPEFKRTDEIGSLVVELRNLVATLRSRIRQVSQGINVLSTSAAEISSTVYQLAQNASMTSSAVAETVTTVAQVKQAAVLASETAKDVAKSSYRAVEVSQDGKRATDETVDRMGLIRQQMETIGETVVMLSEHSQSIENIIGTVNDLADQSNLLAVNASIEAARAGDQGKGFAVVAHEIKSLSEQSAEATTRIRSLLMDTRQRINAVVLAAEQGTKAVEAGVQQSEKAGEAIQTLSETVARAAQAANMIETTSDQQTLGVTQVAQAMANIESATQQNSSGMDQIQDATKNLDNLAAQLEQLVAVYILEKKA; encoded by the coding sequence ATGAGAAAAGTGGTAGTGTTCTGTTTATTAATGTCATTAATACCAGCCGCTCTCGTCGGATATTTGTCTTTCAGGGACGCCAGCCGAACGTTGCAGGAAGCTCAGTTGGAGAAACTGGGTGCTGCCAGAGATCTTGCTTCAAAGAATATACTCGATTATCTCCTCGTTAGTGTAACGGAAATGACCTTTCTGGCAGGCGGAGATTCCGCGCGGGAAGCCTTTGAAATACTCTCCTTTTACGCAACTGTGCGAGATTCGGAGAATAAGGCAGTCAAATTGGAGGCCCAGAGCGAAAAGTACGAGAGTATCGTGGAGAAAATGCATGCCAACTTCAAGCGTTGGATTTCGCTTTATGAACCAACCGAAGCTCAGCATGATCTTCTCGGGATAACAGGCGTAGGTCGAGGACACGTAAGTTACAGTGTGAAGAGACAGAAAGATTTTTTTCAGGAACTCGACGGCGAACTTTTGCGCGGCAGCGCTTTGAGCAAACTCTACGAGAAAGTAAGTCGTACGCTCAAACCTGCCGTTACTGATTTCAGCTTTTACCCGCCGATCGGCGCGCCGGCGGCTTTCATAGGGGTTCCGGTAATCAAAGAAGGAAAAGGATTTCTGGGGATGTTGGCCTTGCGGATCGGCCCGGAGAAGATTGATTCTCTCATGGCACTGACTGCGGAAATCGGCCAAACAGGGGACGCGTTTATTGTCGGTGAAGACTTGATCATGCGTTCCAATGCCCGAGGGAATCCCGGCTCGATCCTTAAAGAAAAAGTCGATACCCTCGCATCGAGAGAGGCTGTGAAGGGCGGCACGGGTATCGGCCAGACTGAAGGAACACGTGGAAAACAGGTGCTTACAGCATGGGAACCCCTGGGTCTCAAGAAGCAACCCTCATTAGGAGCAGATTTTGATTGGGGCATTGTCGTGAAAATCGACGCGGACGAGGCGTTTGCACCAGTTACGACGCTCGGCAGATGGGTGTTGGTGATTGTTCCGGTTATCGGTCTTCTCGTCGCGCTGATCGCCTTCATTCTCGCAAGGTCGGTAATAAAGATTATCACGGAGACTGCAGGCCGTCTCAGGGAGCTCAGCGCGGGCGATCTAACGGTCGAGATCCCGGAGTTCAAGAGAACTGACGAAATCGGATCGCTTGTGGTAGAGCTTCGAAACCTCGTAGCGACCTTGCGGTCCCGAATACGACAGGTATCTCAGGGGATCAATGTTCTCTCTACCTCTGCGGCTGAAATCTCTTCCACTGTTTACCAGCTCGCTCAGAACGCTTCCATGACCTCCTCCGCGGTGGCGGAGACGGTAACCACCGTGGCACAGGTGAAACAAGCTGCGGTGCTGGCAAGCGAAACGGCAAAAGACGTTGCAAAAAGCTCGTATCGAGCCGTTGAAGTCTCTCAAGACGGAAAACGAGCTACTGACGAGACTGTTGACAGAATGGGTTTGATCCGGCAGCAAATGGAAACCATTGGCGAAACCGTAGTCATGTTGAGTGAACATAGTCAAAGTATCGAAAACATTATCGGAACAGTCAATGACCTTGCGGATCAATCCAATCTGCTGGCGGTCAATGCTTCCATTGAGGCGGCCAGGGCCGGTGATCAGGGGAAAGGCTTCGCAGTAGTGGCTCATGAAATTAAGAGCCTCTCCGAACAATCTGCGGAAGCTACCACGCGTATTCGCTCCCTTCTCATGGACACGAGACAGAGAATCAATGCAGTCGTGCTTGCAGCAGAACAGGGAACCAAAGCAGTGGAAGCCGGCGTGCAGCAATCCGAAAAAGCAGGAGAAGCGATTCAGACACTATCGGAAACCGTTGCCCGCGCTGCACAGGCTGCAAACATGATCGAGACCACGAGTGACCAGCAGACCCTCGGCGTAACCCAAGTTGCCCAGGCAATGGCTAACATCGAATCCGCAACACAGCAGAACTCGTCGGGAATGGACCAGATCCAAGATGCAACGAAAAATCTCGACAATCTCGCTGCACAGCTCGAGCAGTTGGTCGCAGTGTACATTCTGGAAAAGAAAGCATAG
- a CDS encoding DUF401 family protein yields MIDIAFLFSLPALLKILLTFAALLALNRLFPLYVCLPVISIMLGLWTKLSLYAVLSIMAQEILSLPVLILSLAISLIVVFSDLLRRSGRLDSIVSSVKAISPTPGVTLVVLPALIGLLPMPGGALFSAPMVETALGKARVKPELKLIVNYWFRHVLEFLWPLYPGFILAVSIFGISTWQFVVSEVPATFGALLAGVLFILPALQVDGFGTGRFSSRGLLDFGVAFFPIAAVVGLMFILQAGVDAGTKYWEISVHLPQQLSMAGALAAGIMYVVAANAMKREDVKGALLNPGIVSIILMVFSIMAFKGVLTESGTIDKMRVELQAYRIPEIAVIILLPLIAGLVTGLALGFVGSSLPLVATLFPAGESILPYAILAYGFGIVGMMLSPVHLCFLVTQEYFQTNAWDSYTFLWKPVLFIIGWIVLIFILYKVVI; encoded by the coding sequence ATGATTGATATAGCATTTCTGTTTTCCCTTCCTGCCTTGTTGAAAATTCTTCTGACGTTTGCGGCGCTACTGGCCCTTAATCGTCTGTTCCCTTTGTACGTTTGTCTCCCAGTTATCAGCATTATGCTCGGCCTTTGGACGAAACTGTCCCTGTATGCCGTTTTGAGTATTATGGCTCAGGAGATTCTATCTCTTCCTGTTCTCATTCTTTCTTTGGCCATATCGCTCATAGTCGTGTTTAGCGACCTCCTGAGACGAAGCGGCCGCCTTGACAGTATCGTTTCATCGGTGAAAGCTATTTCTCCCACTCCGGGAGTAACCCTGGTGGTGTTACCTGCGTTAATCGGACTTCTTCCCATGCCGGGGGGCGCATTGTTTTCCGCACCCATGGTGGAGACAGCTCTGGGAAAAGCTCGAGTAAAACCTGAACTCAAGTTGATCGTGAATTATTGGTTCAGACACGTTCTGGAATTTCTTTGGCCTCTCTACCCCGGCTTCATTCTTGCCGTATCGATCTTCGGCATCTCAACATGGCAATTCGTAGTGTCTGAAGTACCTGCGACTTTCGGAGCACTCCTTGCGGGGGTGTTGTTCATACTGCCTGCCCTGCAGGTCGACGGCTTTGGTACAGGTCGGTTTTCATCGAGAGGTTTGTTGGATTTCGGCGTGGCCTTTTTTCCCATCGCTGCGGTGGTGGGGCTCATGTTCATCCTGCAGGCAGGCGTCGATGCTGGAACGAAATACTGGGAAATTTCTGTGCATCTTCCGCAACAGCTTAGTATGGCGGGTGCACTGGCCGCCGGCATTATGTACGTCGTGGCTGCAAACGCAATGAAGCGGGAGGATGTGAAAGGCGCTTTACTGAATCCCGGGATTGTTTCCATCATCCTGATGGTCTTCTCGATCATGGCATTTAAGGGAGTGCTCACGGAATCGGGCACAATCGACAAAATGCGCGTTGAGCTTCAGGCATACAGAATCCCCGAGATTGCAGTAATTATACTTTTGCCCCTGATTGCCGGACTTGTAACGGGTCTGGCTCTGGGCTTCGTTGGATCCTCCTTGCCCCTGGTGGCCACTTTGTTTCCCGCTGGAGAGAGCATCCTACCATATGCAATACTTGCGTACGGCTTCGGAATCGTGGGTATGATGCTTTCGCCCGTTCACCTCTGTTTCCTGGTGACTCAGGAGTATTTTCAAACGAACGCCTGGGATTCCTATACGTTTCTATGGAAGCCGGTGCTTTTTATCATAGGATGGATCGTCCTCATTTTCATCCTATATAAAGTTGTCATTTGA
- a CDS encoding DUF4388 domain-containing protein, translated as MRCSFPASVPTDVVKLKSGYGTTLRKRANSLKAKSFSGTITNTSLYDIVQLICIGRNTCRMHVRSGARKGTVCFREGEIVHAEISDMHGEEAFYAILSWDLGVFFCDNDPSKSETIHESWDFLLMESMRRLDSLRNAS; from the coding sequence ATGAGGTGCAGTTTTCCGGCATCGGTCCCAACAGATGTCGTAAAGCTGAAATCCGGGTATGGAACCACCCTCCGTAAAAGGGCAAATTCATTGAAAGCGAAAAGCTTCAGCGGAACTATCACGAATACGAGTCTCTATGACATTGTGCAGTTGATTTGCATAGGCCGAAATACGTGCAGGATGCACGTGCGCAGCGGTGCCCGGAAAGGTACTGTTTGTTTTCGGGAAGGCGAGATCGTGCACGCCGAAATATCCGATATGCATGGGGAAGAGGCTTTTTACGCTATCCTATCGTGGGATCTCGGCGTTTTTTTCTGTGACAACGATCCTTCGAAAAGTGAAACGATACATGAAAGTTGGGATTTTCTTCTCATGGAGAGTATGCGGCGACTCGATAGTCTACGTAACGCTTCCTAG
- a CDS encoding roadblock/LC7 domain-containing protein, whose amino-acid sequence MADLVLTKQSLDRIDEILGNLLGRSGAHTVLLIDKAGQLISFQGSMDQEKVASLAALTAANYGATTAIARLFGEEEFTLLFHKGKVENIHFSNVGDEYLMITIFNNNTHLGLVRLEVRKGLEEIEAMFAENLRQWFNT is encoded by the coding sequence ATGGCAGACTTGGTATTAACGAAACAATCTCTCGACCGTATCGATGAAATTCTCGGTAATCTTCTGGGACGCAGCGGAGCGCATACAGTCCTGTTGATAGACAAAGCAGGTCAGCTAATCAGTTTCCAGGGATCCATGGATCAGGAAAAAGTGGCTTCTTTAGCAGCATTGACTGCGGCCAATTACGGGGCTACAACAGCGATAGCTCGCTTGTTCGGAGAAGAAGAGTTCACGCTCCTTTTTCACAAGGGCAAAGTGGAAAATATCCATTTCTCCAATGTCGGCGACGAATATCTCATGATAACGATCTTTAACAACAACACTCACTTGGGTTTGGTGCGATTGGAAGTAAGGAAAGGTCTCGAAGAGATTGAGGCGATGTTTGCCGAAAATCTACGGCAGTGGTTCAACACCTGA
- a CDS encoding GTP-binding protein, giving the protein MAIISFRSDEIHCKIVYYGPGRGGKTTNLIAIHKALGDQVRGELLSIDTSGDRTLFFDFLPMDLGSIGKFRIKISLYTVPGQVRYNDTRKLVLKGVDGIVFVADSLEARKHNNVESFQNLQENLKELGKNIQSLPVVLQYNKRDLAGSKVAIIPLEEMDKELNPQNYFPSFSASALKGDGVRETFKKVCMMTVVDVSTRLLKDKGMSLTGS; this is encoded by the coding sequence ATGGCGATTATAAGTTTTCGGTCTGACGAAATTCATTGCAAGATTGTCTACTACGGTCCGGGTCGCGGTGGGAAGACAACGAATCTTATTGCGATTCACAAAGCATTGGGCGATCAGGTGAGGGGGGAACTCCTCTCCATCGATACTTCGGGGGACAGAACCCTGTTTTTCGACTTCCTTCCCATGGATCTGGGCAGTATTGGAAAATTTAGAATAAAAATATCCCTTTACACCGTACCAGGCCAGGTGCGATACAATGATACTCGAAAACTGGTGCTCAAAGGAGTCGACGGTATTGTTTTCGTTGCAGACTCTCTTGAGGCTCGAAAGCACAATAATGTAGAGAGCTTTCAGAATCTTCAGGAAAATTTGAAGGAACTGGGCAAGAATATTCAGTCTCTGCCTGTGGTGCTGCAGTACAATAAGCGGGACCTCGCAGGTAGCAAAGTGGCAATCATACCTTTGGAGGAAATGGATAAGGAACTGAATCCTCAAAATTATTTTCCGTCATTCTCGGCAAGCGCTCTTAAAGGTGATGGAGTACGAGAGACTTTTAAGAAAGTTTGTATGATGACCGTGGTGGATGTCAGTACGCGTCTCCTCAAGGACAAAGGCATGAGCCTAACTGGATCGTGA
- a CDS encoding serine/threonine-protein kinase, with the protein MAFEPVTFGRYRLIDQISKGGMSDIFLAKTTSVAGFQKPLVIKKLLPHYANRPRYVKRFINEAKTLARLNHSNIVQVTDMGVIDSEYYIAMEYVEGRNVAHIVSKASRSGRKPSLDFVVHIILEVARGLAYAHRRKGPGGENLMLVHQDVNAFNVMVSYEGEVKIIDFGIAQALLDKSNKKGFPVAGKLLYFSPEQIQRKPLDRRVDIYGTGVLFYELLAGERLITHQETVSETIRTILQMDIAKKVENNSQIIPELKPILIRSMALEPENRYPWMEDFIQDVRLVAKDLGVTTNFPNIVSYMKEQFTRELVLDRRRMKKLLTDESSRKAATGANSQNPEVKKRALPLLNRLMKLRSGSFRDVPGVDSAEIEAGLRTIKLDEGRTVFRQGDIGSDVYAIEEGRVKLYFEIDRIRQTIGVLGQGEFFGFSSLCENSRSISAVALDNCSLIAVDSELFMKLMGNDSARETIIHFHKRKQYLFSLLENALLEDSLSRLIHALLFFLRNGEPGDGNRIQVAEISELFHIEPTNQMLKYLEKLKSLGILDYDKRSIQVKDSEKLENVCSILSGRGKLTLKL; encoded by the coding sequence GTGGCTTTCGAACCTGTTACGTTCGGCCGTTACCGTCTGATCGATCAGATATCGAAAGGCGGTATGTCGGACATCTTCCTGGCAAAAACAACCAGTGTGGCCGGTTTTCAGAAGCCTCTCGTCATCAAGAAACTCCTTCCCCATTATGCGAACAGACCTCGGTACGTCAAACGGTTCATCAATGAAGCCAAGACGCTTGCAAGGCTGAATCATTCCAATATCGTGCAAGTCACCGACATGGGAGTCATCGATTCGGAGTACTACATAGCCATGGAGTACGTCGAAGGTCGAAATGTGGCTCACATTGTTTCCAAGGCTTCCCGAAGCGGCCGGAAGCCTTCACTGGATTTCGTGGTGCACATCATTCTCGAAGTAGCCAGAGGCCTGGCATATGCCCACAGGCGAAAAGGTCCTGGAGGCGAAAATCTGATGCTCGTGCATCAGGACGTGAACGCATTCAATGTCATGGTATCCTACGAGGGTGAGGTAAAGATCATTGATTTCGGCATTGCACAGGCATTGCTGGATAAAAGCAACAAGAAGGGATTTCCGGTAGCTGGAAAGCTCCTGTACTTTTCCCCCGAGCAAATCCAGAGAAAACCTTTGGATAGGAGAGTGGATATCTACGGAACGGGTGTGCTTTTCTACGAACTCCTTGCAGGGGAACGTTTGATCACCCACCAGGAAACCGTCAGCGAGACCATCAGGACAATTCTCCAGATGGATATTGCCAAGAAAGTTGAGAACAACTCCCAGATTATCCCGGAATTGAAGCCGATTCTCATCAGATCCATGGCGCTCGAGCCGGAAAACAGATATCCCTGGATGGAAGATTTCATTCAGGACGTCCGGCTTGTGGCGAAAGATCTGGGTGTTACAACGAATTTCCCCAATATTGTCTCTTATATGAAAGAGCAGTTCACGAGAGAGCTCGTCCTGGACAGACGCAGAATGAAAAAGCTGCTCACTGACGAATCTTCTCGGAAAGCAGCAACAGGAGCTAACTCTCAGAATCCCGAAGTCAAAAAAAGAGCATTGCCGCTGTTGAACCGTCTCATGAAATTGAGATCCGGGTCATTCCGGGACGTTCCGGGAGTCGATTCAGCGGAAATCGAAGCAGGCTTGAGAACGATTAAGCTGGACGAGGGAAGGACTGTTTTTCGGCAGGGAGATATCGGATCGGACGTCTATGCGATTGAAGAGGGACGAGTCAAACTCTATTTTGAAATAGATAGAATTCGGCAGACCATAGGAGTGCTTGGGCAGGGCGAGTTTTTCGGGTTTTCTTCATTGTGCGAAAATAGCAGATCCATATCCGCCGTAGCGCTGGACAATTGTTCCCTCATCGCGGTGGATAGTGAGTTGTTTATGAAATTGATGGGCAACGATTCTGCCCGGGAAACTATCATTCACTTTCATAAGCGTAAGCAATATTTGTTCTCTCTGCTTGAAAATGCGCTCCTGGAGGATAGTCTGTCAAGGCTTATACACGCGTTGTTGTTCTTTTTGCGCAACGGAGAACCGGGAGACGGAAACAGAATACAAGTCGCGGAAATCAGTGAATTGTTCCACATCGAACCCACCAATCAAATGTTAAAATATTTGGAAAAATTAAAATCTTTAGGCATCCTCGACTATGACAAACGTTCTATTCAAGTAAAAGACTCTGAAAAATTGGAGAACGTCTGCAGCATTCTTTCGGGTCGTGGAAAACTCACTCTTAAGTTATAA
- a CDS encoding flavodoxin family protein, with protein MNIIVINAAPRMEAGNTQAVLNPFLVGARQEGAKLDIVLLGKKKINQCLGCFTCYASTPGECVHDDDMPAIVAKISAADIMILATPVYLDGMTSLAKSFVDRLVIFLDPHFEQTENGLRHPLRMAFPKKLFLVSVCGYPGLSNFDPLVLHTQRIAKNLHSQFAGALLRPAVFSILLGKKYPDRVKNVMDAIRIAGAELVRNGGVSEQTLATVSGDICTVEELMKTANSYWDKELASQPRLW; from the coding sequence ATGAACATTATCGTAATCAATGCCGCTCCACGCATGGAAGCGGGAAATACTCAGGCGGTTCTCAATCCATTCCTTGTGGGGGCCCGCCAGGAAGGCGCAAAACTCGATATAGTCCTCTTGGGCAAGAAGAAAATCAACCAATGCTTGGGCTGTTTTACCTGTTATGCGTCCACACCCGGAGAATGTGTGCATGATGACGACATGCCGGCGATAGTTGCAAAGATTAGCGCCGCCGATATCATGATCCTGGCAACTCCGGTATATCTTGACGGAATGACCTCACTTGCAAAGTCTTTCGTAGACCGGCTGGTAATATTCCTCGATCCCCATTTCGAGCAAACGGAGAACGGACTCCGGCACCCGCTACGTATGGCTTTTCCGAAAAAGCTTTTTCTCGTTTCTGTTTGCGGTTATCCCGGGTTATCCAACTTCGATCCGCTGGTTCTGCACACTCAAAGGATTGCCAAGAATTTGCACTCCCAATTTGCGGGAGCTTTGCTCAGACCTGCGGTATTTTCTATCCTGCTCGGCAAGAAATATCCGGATCGGGTAAAAAACGTTATGGACGCTATACGGATAGCCGGCGCCGAATTGGTACGGAATGGAGGAGTATCCGAACAAACACTCGCCACCGTCTCAGGGGACATTTGCACGGTTGAAGAGCTTATGAAGACAGCGAACAGCTACTGGGACAAGGAACTGGCATCACAACCACGATTGTGGTAA
- a CDS encoding vWA domain-containing protein: protein MKALSLKPNYSVHAKPAHDIVKVRVLSRYILLLLKYPSQWFTWACLLVLVCTGVETCPAGGVLHVFPPSVQDETFAIARQAVLVSRTIVTVTDSHIEYRIDQTFHNNNDFPLTGLFILPLSRDEHPEDLEIRVDGAISPAEVLSPEAFLSLLKELTLSMKDPSLLGLAGRTVAIVRPIHMGIRGQKTFRCQFKVPVTTESDGLDLTVPLDGEQYSIGVIGELDIRVRIKSSRPVRSLFSSSHAIAITRESPYRCMAATKLTDKAVKQPFHLIATFSDADPEFRVFSHRDNGKKGFFMALIPPPIAPSKDRQPEKDVVFLIDASRSMSPADLAAAKRTVISGVERLRPGDRFNVIVVDTRTRMLFEKLVPLSEHNAARAVGFVNALQRGGATDLYNSVIGALEQFNSRKRPGFVVFAGNGHGTVGITNPETILEHVQKSNRFRARVFTLGLGMHKDIAFLERVAAFTKGASFNDQGKEDFESLLNRLFSTVSPPRMSEIQLEFPDISPEEVDPDPIPDLIGEENIVLLGRYSTKGDVPSKIKLKAKVQGRAKTVTKTIVFPETSARNTFLPGLWAMRRIGGLLQKERMRGAEYEIRDELSGLAKEYGFRLPAPGGPVQKELNELLWRFKTSYTQTDLTAGGCKIVQGRVFRLSPEGTWIDSNCVAPMNMKTVQFLSDAYFDLIRQSPDIGTFLAIGPDCVIAMEKEVLRIRSSGGPNTP, encoded by the coding sequence TTGAAAGCTCTAAGTTTAAAACCAAACTACTCGGTTCATGCCAAGCCGGCCCACGATATCGTGAAAGTTCGCGTGTTATCCCGCTACATCCTTCTGCTCTTGAAGTATCCATCCCAATGGTTCACATGGGCATGCCTGCTTGTGCTCGTATGCACCGGTGTGGAGACCTGCCCCGCAGGGGGAGTTTTGCATGTATTTCCTCCGAGCGTACAGGACGAAACCTTCGCGATCGCACGGCAGGCGGTGCTCGTCTCCCGGACAATAGTCACCGTTACCGATTCTCATATCGAGTATCGGATCGATCAGACTTTTCATAACAACAATGATTTCCCCTTAACGGGTTTGTTTATACTCCCCTTAAGTCGAGACGAGCATCCTGAAGATCTTGAGATTCGTGTGGATGGAGCGATCTCGCCCGCAGAAGTCCTGAGTCCGGAAGCGTTTCTCTCCCTTTTGAAAGAGCTGACGCTCTCCATGAAAGACCCGTCTCTTCTGGGGCTCGCGGGCAGAACCGTGGCTATTGTTCGGCCTATTCACATGGGTATTCGCGGTCAAAAGACTTTCAGATGCCAATTCAAGGTCCCTGTCACCACTGAGAGCGACGGACTCGATCTGACTGTTCCCCTGGACGGCGAACAATACAGTATCGGCGTAATCGGTGAACTGGACATTCGCGTGCGGATCAAGTCTTCACGTCCAGTCAGGAGTCTCTTTTCATCAAGCCATGCTATCGCGATTACCCGAGAATCCCCGTACAGATGCATGGCCGCTACAAAGCTTACGGACAAGGCGGTCAAACAGCCATTCCATCTCATTGCAACTTTTTCCGATGCAGATCCGGAATTCCGGGTGTTTTCCCATCGTGACAATGGGAAAAAAGGCTTTTTTATGGCGCTGATTCCGCCTCCGATTGCACCATCGAAAGACCGGCAACCCGAGAAAGACGTGGTATTTCTGATCGATGCATCGAGAAGCATGAGTCCCGCGGACCTCGCTGCTGCCAAACGGACTGTGATTTCAGGTGTGGAAAGGCTTCGGCCCGGGGATCGGTTCAACGTGATTGTGGTGGACACCCGCACCAGGATGCTCTTTGAAAAGCTCGTGCCGCTTTCCGAACATAACGCGGCCCGTGCAGTGGGTTTCGTAAATGCTCTTCAGAGGGGTGGCGCTACGGATCTCTATAATTCCGTGATTGGAGCCCTGGAGCAGTTCAATTCCCGTAAGAGACCCGGTTTTGTGGTATTTGCCGGAAACGGCCATGGAACTGTTGGGATCACGAATCCAGAGACAATCCTTGAGCATGTGCAAAAGAGTAACCGTTTTCGTGCTCGAGTCTTTACTCTGGGATTGGGCATGCACAAGGATATCGCATTCCTTGAAAGAGTCGCGGCCTTCACCAAAGGAGCGTCCTTCAACGATCAGGGAAAAGAGGATTTCGAATCACTGCTTAATCGCCTGTTCTCCACCGTGTCTCCCCCGCGGATGTCCGAAATACAATTGGAGTTCCCGGACATATCTCCTGAGGAAGTCGATCCTGACCCCATACCGGATCTCATCGGAGAAGAAAATATTGTCCTGCTCGGAAGATACTCGACCAAGGGAGACGTACCCTCAAAGATTAAATTGAAAGCCAAAGTTCAAGGCCGCGCCAAAACCGTTACCAAGACAATCGTTTTTCCGGAAACAAGCGCTCGAAACACCTTTCTTCCGGGCTTGTGGGCTATGAGAAGAATAGGGGGACTCTTGCAGAAAGAGCGTATGAGAGGTGCGGAATACGAAATCAGAGATGAATTATCCGGTCTGGCAAAAGAGTACGGGTTCCGGCTGCCAGCGCCCGGAGGTCCGGTTCAGAAAGAGCTGAATGAGCTTCTCTGGCGTTTCAAGACCTCGTACACTCAGACAGACCTGACGGCCGGCGGATGTAAGATAGTCCAGGGCAGAGTCTTTCGGCTGTCTCCTGAAGGAACCTGGATCGACAGTAATTGTGTCGCTCCAATGAATATGAAAACAGTGCAGTTTCTGAGCGACGCCTATTTCGATCTGATCCGACAATCGCCGGACATTGGAACGTTTCTCGCAATTGGACCCGATTGCGTCATTGCGATGGAAAAAGAAGTGCTCCGGATAAGATCCTCAGGCGGTCCAAATACTCCATAA
- a CDS encoding AAA family ATPase: MGTTLAVAGKGGVGKTSITALMIKALVDGGKKPLLAIDADSNSNLHEVLGIRQPRSVGCVREDTRKIGDNIPGGMTKDRFMEYQIQASLEETKNLDFLSMGRPEGPGCYCMANNILRDIIAKLTSNYTFVVIDNEAGMEHLSRRTEEEVDHLFIISDPAPRSLRTIGRIIELIDELGGRVRNKHLILSRVQGSVEDLPEGTKKEINKLPYSPEGMIPYDDVLVDLDLQGKPLIEIDAEAPSYKAVREILQKIGLLN; encoded by the coding sequence ATGGGAACAACATTGGCGGTTGCAGGTAAAGGCGGAGTGGGAAAGACATCCATTACTGCGCTTATGATTAAGGCTCTCGTGGACGGCGGCAAGAAGCCGCTTTTGGCGATAGATGCGGATTCAAACTCGAATCTCCATGAGGTGCTGGGAATAAGGCAGCCTCGGAGCGTTGGTTGTGTGCGTGAAGATACAAGAAAAATCGGAGACAACATTCCGGGAGGCATGACCAAGGATCGTTTCATGGAGTATCAGATCCAGGCATCCCTGGAAGAGACGAAAAACCTTGATTTTCTGTCCATGGGAAGACCTGAAGGTCCTGGGTGTTATTGTATGGCCAATAACATACTGCGGGATATAATCGCCAAACTCACGTCAAATTATACGTTTGTGGTCATCGATAATGAAGCGGGTATGGAACATCTGTCCCGGCGGACCGAAGAAGAAGTGGATCATCTCTTCATAATTTCGGACCCTGCCCCTCGGAGCCTGCGAACCATCGGCCGTATCATTGAGCTCATCGATGAATTGGGTGGCCGCGTCCGCAACAAACATCTCATTCTAAGCCGGGTTCAGGGATCGGTCGAGGATCTTCCCGAAGGAACAAAGAAGGAGATAAATAAGCTCCCGTATTCTCCCGAAGGAATGATTCCGTACGATGATGTTTTGGTAGATCTCGATTTGCAGGGAAAACCGCTTATCGAAATTGATGCGGAAGCTCCATCCTACAAGGCCGTCCGAGAGATTCTTCAGAAAATCGGCTTATTGAACTAA